From the genome of Deltaproteobacteria bacterium:
TTCAACGGCAAGAAAGTTGCCGGCGACGACGGCCTCGACGTGCCCCAGGAAGTTTTCATTCACACCTGGCTGTACAAGAGACGTCCCGATGTCGAATGCGTGGTCCATGTTCATCCGCTGACCGTGGTGTTGTTTACGATTTGCAACAAGCCGATCGAGCCGCTGTTCGGGGCCTACGATCCGTCGAGCTTGCGCTTGATCGTCGAAGGTTTGGCGACCTATCCGCGCAGCATCACGGTGTCCAACGAAACGTTGGGTGAAGAATTCGCCAAAGCTATGGGCGACAAGCCAGCCTGTTTGATGCGCGGCCACGGCATCACCAGCGCCGGGCCTAACGTACAAGACGCGACGCTGACGGCGATTAAGTTAAACGACGCGGCGGTGATCAACTATCAAGCCAATCTGCTCGGCACGCCGCGCTCGATCGTGCAAGAAGACATCGATATTCTGGTCGGCAAATCGCGCGGCGCGGGCAATCAATCGGTGCACGCCGGCTCCAACTGGCGCTATTACTGTAAGCTGCTCGATGAAGAATAACCAACCCGTTCAAACCGTTCCAATCGTTTCGAATGCTGAACAGCAATTGCTTTTCCCTGCCGCGTTATGAGTGATCCCGTTCTTGAGTTTCGCGCCGTCACTAAAAGATTTGGCGCGCTCAACGCCGTCGATCAAGTCAGCTTTTCGATTCAATCCGGTGAAGTGTTCACCTTGCTCGGCCCTTCCGGTTGCGGCAAGACCACCACGCTGCGGCTGGTTGCCGGTTTGGAAGAGCCGGACGGCGGCGAAATTTTGATTCGAGGCCACTGCGTTGCCGCGCCGGCGCGGGGATTATTCTTGGCGCCGGAAAAGCGCCAGCTCGGTATGGTGTTTCAATCCTACGCGATCTGGCCGCACCTGTCGGTTTTCGAGAACGTCGCGTTTCCGTTGCGCGTGCGTAAGGAATCCCACGAAAGTATTTGTACGCGCGTGCATCAGGCTCTCGATGTCGTCGGCCTCGACGGTCTGGCGGAGCGTGGCTCCACGCAGCTCTCCGGCGGCCAACAGCAACGCGTCGCCTTGGCGCGCGCGCTGGTTTACGAGCCGGCGATTTTACTGCTCGACGAGCCGCTGTCCAATCTTGATGCCAAGCTGCGCGAGCAAATGCGCGTGGAGATTCGCGCGTTGCAGAAAAAACTCGGGCTGACAGTACTTTACGTCACCCACGATCAAGCCGAAGCGATGACCCTGTCGGACCGCATCGCAGTGGTGAACCGAGGCCGCTTCGAACAGGTCGGCGCGCCGGAAGAGGTTTATGAAACGCCGTTGACGCCGTTTGTCGCCGAGTTCTTAGGACGTATGGTGAATTTCACCGGCAAGGTTATTAAAACTGCAGCCGGTAGTTGGATCGAGTTCGCCGAAGGCGCCGGTCGTTGCGCGTTGGACGGCGCGGCCAACGCGGCGTTAGGCGACGGTGCCGCGGTGCGAGTTTTTACCAGACCGGAAGACGTGGGAATTATTGCCGGCAGCGGCAGCGACGGCAATCGGCTCGCCGGCACCATCGAACAGACGGCCTATCTCGGCGATCGTTTCGAGTATCACGTCAGAGCGGCGGGCGTCTCTTTAGTTCTACTGGCGTCGAAGAAACAGCGGTTTCACGCCGGCGAAAAAGTCCAGCTCACGCTCGATCCGGCGCGGATAAACTTGCGACTGGCTTAGAGCTGCGTCGGTTTGGCAGCGGATTGGTTTTCCGAGCGGGACGTGAAGAATTTTTCACCACGGAGGGCACAGAGATCACAGAGGGGTCAACAAAATTCTTTCTCTGTGTCCTCTGTGTCCTCTGTGGTGAATATTCTTTCCCATCGATTGTAGATTGAAGATCGTCCATGAAAGCATCTACCGACATCATTACGCCCAGCGCCAGCCGCTTTCGCCTGGGGCCGATTCGTCTCGCCGAATTTTCTTTTCTGATTTTTCTCGCTGTCGCCATGGGCTTGCCGCTGCTGTTCTTGCTCACCGGCAGTTTTAATCTTGCCGCACCGGGCAAGCCGGCGGTTTATGGTTTTGACAACTGGGTACGAGCTTTTACCGACGCCGGCACGTTGAGTGCGCTTGGCATGAGCTTTCTGCTGTCGGTCGTGCGCCTGATTCCCGCGATCGTTCTTTCGGTGATTTTTTCCTGGCTGATCGCGCGCACGGATATGCCTGGCGGTAAGTTCATCGAGTCGCTGTGTTGGATCGCTTACTTCGTGCCAGATTTTCCATTGGTGCTGGCATGGATCTTACTGCTCGATCCTAATTTTGGTTTTCTCAATGGGCTGGCGAAAAACCTGCCGGGGGTCGAGCACGCGCTGTTCAATCCTTATAGCTTTTGGGGCATCGTCTGGGTGCATACTTCCACCGGCGGCATCTGGTTCAAAGTGATGTTGCTGGTGCCGGTGTTTCGCCGGCTCGGTGCGACCTTGGAAGAAGCGGCGCGGGTCGCCGGCGCCAATGCCGCCACCATGCTCTGGCGCATCACTTTGCCGGTGCTGGCGCCGATGATTCTCGCCGTGTCGGTATTGAGCTTCATCCGCGGCTTGCAGTCGTTCAATACCGAGCTGTTGCTCGGCACGCCCGCCGGCATCTACGTTTACTCGACGAAGATTTACGATTTTCTCCAGCATGAGCCGCGCGCCTACGGCGAAGCCACGGCGCTGGGTTCGGTGTTCTTGGTCGTGCTCGGCGTGCTGTTGTTTTTCTATTGGAAATATTTGCGCGGCGATAAAAAATTTACCGTGGTCAGCGGCCAAGGTTACTCGACTTTGAAAGTGAAGCTCGGCCGTTGGCGTTACGCCGCCCTGGGCGGCTGTCTAGCTTACGTGGCGGTGATGATGCTGTTGCCGCTGACTTTTCTCGTCATCGGTTCGTTTATGCGGCGCTACGGCTTTTTTCACATCGCGACGCCGTTCACGCTCAACCATTGGCGCGCCATGCTCACGGATCCAATCTTTCTGGTCGCGCTAAAAAATAGCTTGATCATCGCCGGCATCGCCGCCGTCGGCGGCATTCTACTTTATTCCGCCTTGGCTTATTTGCTGGTCTCGCGCCGGACGATTTGCGCGCCGCTGCTCGAAAGCTTGAGTTGGATTCCCCATGTGCTGCCGGGCATTCTCTTGAGCCTCGGCGTGCTCTGGCTGTTTTTAGCGACGCCGCTGCGCTTTATTTTTTACGGTTCGGTGTGGGGTATCGCCTGCGCGCTGATACTCGCCGATAGTCCGGTGACGACCCAAGCGTTCAAGGCCGGC
Proteins encoded in this window:
- a CDS encoding class II aldolase/adducin family protein gives rise to the protein MADLSKLRELVAQSCRILGKLNLTKEPSGHVSARVPGEDKLLIKARGPEESGLRFVSARDVITVDFNGKKVAGDDGLDVPQEVFIHTWLYKRRPDVECVVHVHPLTVVLFTICNKPIEPLFGAYDPSSLRLIVEGLATYPRSITVSNETLGEEFAKAMGDKPACLMRGHGITSAGPNVQDATLTAIKLNDAAVINYQANLLGTPRSIVQEDIDILVGKSRGAGNQSVHAGSNWRYYCKLLDEE
- a CDS encoding ABC transporter ATP-binding protein, which encodes MSDPVLEFRAVTKRFGALNAVDQVSFSIQSGEVFTLLGPSGCGKTTTLRLVAGLEEPDGGEILIRGHCVAAPARGLFLAPEKRQLGMVFQSYAIWPHLSVFENVAFPLRVRKESHESICTRVHQALDVVGLDGLAERGSTQLSGGQQQRVALARALVYEPAILLLDEPLSNLDAKLREQMRVEIRALQKKLGLTVLYVTHDQAEAMTLSDRIAVVNRGRFEQVGAPEEVYETPLTPFVAEFLGRMVNFTGKVIKTAAGSWIEFAEGAGRCALDGAANAALGDGAAVRVFTRPEDVGIIAGSGSDGNRLAGTIEQTAYLGDRFEYHVRAAGVSLVLLASKKQRFHAGEKVQLTLDPARINLRLA
- a CDS encoding iron ABC transporter permease — its product is MKASTDIITPSASRFRLGPIRLAEFSFLIFLAVAMGLPLLFLLTGSFNLAAPGKPAVYGFDNWVRAFTDAGTLSALGMSFLLSVVRLIPAIVLSVIFSWLIARTDMPGGKFIESLCWIAYFVPDFPLVLAWILLLDPNFGFLNGLAKNLPGVEHALFNPYSFWGIVWVHTSTGGIWFKVMLLVPVFRRLGATLEEAARVAGANAATMLWRITLPVLAPMILAVSVLSFIRGLQSFNTELLLGTPAGIYVYSTKIYDFLQHEPRAYGEATALGSVFLVVLGVLLFFYWKYLRGDKKFTVVSGQGYSTLKVKLGRWRYAALGGCLAYVAVMMLLPLTFLVIGSFMRRYGFFHIATPFTLNHWRAMLTDPIFLVALKNSLIIAGIAAVGGILLYSALAYLLVSRRTICAPLLESLSWIPHVLPGILLSLGVLWLFLATPLRFIFYGSVWGIACALILADSPVTTQAFKAGLLQLGAELEESARVSGASWTYTYRRILLPLLAPIAAAVGLMNFGAALTSISTPVLLYSHQSRPLAILLMEYSFTGELERAAALGLLMTLIVGAMMLVGRKLGLQLAGSE